The following are encoded in a window of Rosa chinensis cultivar Old Blush chromosome 4, RchiOBHm-V2, whole genome shotgun sequence genomic DNA:
- the LOC112199796 gene encoding probable methionine--tRNA ligase, with product MGALAKQDQKVPKLPLIITSALPYVNNIPRLGNVIGCVLSADIFARYCRLRGYNNLYISGTDEYGKTTETKALEEKCNPQEICDKYHKIHRELYLGREVRRFMSGSTLALTNSAELPRHSKLSLPKKFQEIAGQ from the exons ATGGGAGCTCTCGCCAAGCAGGACCAGAAGGTCCCCAAGCTCCCCCTGATCATCACCAGTGCCTTGCCATATGTTAACAACATACCCCGCCTTGGGAATGTCATCGGCTGTGTCTTGAGCGCTGATATCTTTGCTCGGTACTGCCGTCTCCGGGGATACAATAACCTCTATATTTCCGGGACCGATGAGTATGGCAAGACGACGGAGACCAAAGCCTTGGAAGAGAAGTGCAACCCCCAAGAGATATGTGACAAGTATCACAAAATCCATAGGGAG ctttacctaGGGAGGGAGGTAAGGAGGTTTATGAGTGGTTCAACATTAGCTTTGACCAATTCGGCCGAACTTCCACGCCACAGCAAACTGAGTCTgccaaaaaaatttcaagaaattgCTGGACAATGA